The following coding sequences are from one Cardiobacteriaceae bacterium TAE3-ERU3 window:
- a CDS encoding cytochrome bc complex cytochrome b subunit, with the protein MAIKSNPYKTTGFVGWIDDRFPLTVLWNDHLARYYAPKNFNFWYYFGSLAILVLVNQILTGVWLAMFYKPSAADAFASVEYIMRDVDFGWLIRYMHSTGASFFFIVVYLHMFRGLLYGSYRKPRELVWLFGALIFLCLMAEAFMGYVLPWGQTSLWGAKVIISLFSAIPVIGDPLVTFIQGDFYISDATLNRFFSLHVILIPLVLIMLIAAHIIALHEVGSNNPDGIEIKAKKDENGIPLDGIPFHPYYTVKDLVGVGVFLLIFTAIIFYIPDFGGYFLEHANFEPANQQVTPEHIAPSWYFGTFYSILRAMTWDWFGVPAKLWGVIAMFGAVAMVFILPWLDRSPVKSIRYKGWIFKTALTLFVIAFCVLMALGTMPPTDAVTFWAQVMTAVYFAFFLLMPIYSKLDKTKPVPDRVTK; encoded by the coding sequence ATGGCCATAAAGTCTAATCCTTATAAAACGACCGGCTTTGTCGGTTGGATTGATGATCGCTTCCCTCTGACAGTTTTGTGGAACGATCATCTTGCGCGTTATTACGCACCGAAAAACTTCAACTTTTGGTATTACTTCGGCTCACTCGCCATCCTGGTTCTAGTTAATCAGATCCTGACTGGTGTCTGGCTGGCGATGTTTTACAAGCCAAGCGCAGCCGATGCTTTTGCTAGTGTTGAATACATCATGCGTGACGTTGATTTTGGTTGGTTGATTCGCTACATGCACTCAACCGGCGCATCATTCTTCTTCATTGTAGTGTACCTGCATATGTTCCGCGGATTGCTTTACGGCTCATACCGTAAGCCACGTGAACTCGTATGGCTGTTTGGGGCTTTGATTTTCTTATGCCTGATGGCCGAAGCATTCATGGGTTACGTTTTACCGTGGGGCCAAACGTCTCTTTGGGGTGCAAAAGTTATCATCTCGCTGTTCAGTGCCATACCGGTGATAGGTGATCCTTTGGTGACTTTCATTCAAGGTGACTTCTATATTTCAGATGCCACATTGAACCGCTTTTTCTCATTGCACGTTATTTTGATTCCGCTGGTATTGATCATGTTGATCGCAGCACACATCATTGCTTTGCATGAAGTTGGCTCGAATAACCCGGATGGTATCGAAATCAAGGCCAAGAAAGATGAAAATGGTATTCCATTAGACGGCATCCCATTCCACCCGTACTACACAGTCAAAGATTTGGTTGGTGTAGGCGTGTTCTTGCTGATTTTTACTGCGATCATTTTCTATATTCCTGATTTTGGGGGCTACTTCCTTGAGCATGCCAACTTTGAGCCTGCAAATCAGCAAGTAACTCCTGAACACATTGCACCTAGTTGGTACTTTGGTACGTTCTATTCCATTCTGCGTGCAATGACATGGGATTGGTTCGGAGTTCCTGCAAAATTGTGGGGTGTTATTGCGATGTTTGGTGCGGTGGCTATGGTATTTATCTTGCCATGGCTTGATCGTTCACCAGTTAAATCGATCCGTTATAAAGGTTGGATCTTTAAAACGGCTCTGACATTGTTTGTTATCGCTTTCTGCGTACTGATGGCACTTGGCACAATGCCACCAACTGACGCTGTAACTTTCTGGGCACAGGTCATGACGGCAGTATATTTTGCTTTCTTCCTGTTGATGCCTATTTACAGCAAGTTAGACAAGACCAAACCAGTTCCGGATCGGGTGACCAAATGA
- the petA gene encoding ubiquinol-cytochrome c reductase iron-sulfur subunit produces the protein MSNAETIAGAAFTPGAGSNKLGRRKMLIATASGVSAVGAAFVAVPFLSSWLPSERAKAVGAPVSVDISKLKPGALQTTLWQGKLVYILRRTPEMLASLPELDNLLRDPNSQESDQPEYAANATRAKREDVMVMLGICTHLGCAPMLQSKEEGREVRGDTSWLGGFFCPCHGSKFDYAGRVFKGVPAPINLVVPPYKFASDDVVVVGDDSEGSA, from the coding sequence ATGAGCAATGCAGAAACAATAGCCGGAGCGGCATTTACGCCCGGTGCTGGTTCGAACAAGCTTGGGCGTCGTAAGATGCTCATAGCAACGGCCAGTGGCGTTAGCGCCGTGGGTGCAGCCTTTGTAGCCGTACCATTCTTGTCATCGTGGCTGCCAAGCGAACGTGCGAAAGCAGTTGGTGCACCGGTGAGCGTTGACATATCAAAACTTAAGCCAGGTGCGCTACAAACCACTTTGTGGCAGGGTAAGCTCGTCTATATTTTACGGCGAACCCCTGAAATGCTGGCATCCCTTCCAGAACTCGATAATTTACTGCGTGATCCTAATTCGCAGGAGTCCGATCAGCCAGAATATGCAGCTAATGCAACACGTGCCAAGCGTGAAGACGTGATGGTGATGTTGGGTATTTGTACACATCTAGGGTGTGCACCAATGCTGCAATCTAAGGAAGAAGGTCGTGAAGTCCGTGGTGATACCAGTTGGTTAGGTGGATTTTTCTGCCCATGTCATGGTTCTAAGTTCGATTATGCAGGGCGTGTTTTCAAAGGTGTCCCTGCACCAATCAACTTGGTTGTACCACCATATAAATTCGCATCGGATGACGTTGTTGTCGTTGGTGATGATAGTGAAGGGAGTGCTTAA
- a CDS encoding YbaN family protein: MKLLWFIGGITAFILGLVGAVLPVMPTVPFMILAAICFAKGSPRFHQYLLNHKTFGPPIRAWEEHRAIPRKAKILATAMLCISLPITTYILGTHLWWISATVILVCIVVMVWIWRLPDA, from the coding sequence GTGAAATTACTGTGGTTTATCGGCGGTATAACTGCTTTCATACTTGGCCTAGTTGGTGCTGTATTACCGGTGATGCCTACCGTACCTTTTATGATTCTAGCGGCAATCTGCTTTGCCAAGGGCTCACCTAGATTTCATCAGTACTTACTTAATCACAAAACTTTCGGTCCACCGATCAGAGCATGGGAAGAGCATCGTGCCATCCCGCGTAAAGCTAAAATTCTTGCCACTGCAATGCTTTGCATCTCTCTTCCTATCACAACCTATATCCTTGGTACACATTTGTGGTGGATCAGTGCAACAGTCATTTTAGTGTGCATTGTTGTGATGGTCTGGATATGGCGGTTACCCGATGCATAA
- the aat gene encoding leucyl/phenylalanyl-tRNA--protein transferase gives MKHLLHPHDNFPDPNQADEDGLLAVGGLLTPERIFEAHCKGIFPWYENDALPLWWSPAQRGVLPCDNIHISRSLHRRMRRLTFTFKIDHDFTSVIHHCQNSHGETWITNGMRQVYQTLHHEGRAHSFELWCNDKLVGGLYGVALDRVFCGESMFSHIPDASKIILVLMCQKLPQLGFSHIDCQFVTNHLKSMGAVEISRNKYLDLLGGNPDRLRGNWSKLH, from the coding sequence ATGAAACATTTGCTACATCCACATGACAACTTCCCTGACCCTAATCAAGCCGATGAGGATGGATTATTAGCAGTTGGCGGCCTACTGACTCCGGAGAGAATTTTTGAGGCACACTGCAAAGGCATCTTTCCGTGGTATGAAAATGATGCATTACCATTGTGGTGGTCGCCTGCACAACGCGGCGTACTGCCCTGCGACAATATTCATATCAGCCGCAGTTTACATCGGCGTATGCGGCGGCTAACGTTTACATTCAAAATAGATCATGATTTCACTTCCGTGATTCACCATTGTCAAAATAGTCATGGCGAAACCTGGATCACCAATGGTATGCGCCAAGTTTATCAGACACTCCATCACGAAGGTCGCGCGCACAGTTTTGAACTATGGTGCAATGATAAGCTGGTCGGTGGGTTGTATGGTGTCGCATTAGATCGTGTATTTTGCGGTGAATCAATGTTTAGCCATATTCCCGATGCATCAAAAATTATTTTGGTCTTAATGTGCCAAAAATTACCACAGCTTGGATTCAGCCATATTGACTGTCAATTCGTCACTAATCACCTAAAAAGTATGGGGGCAGTGGAAATTAGCCGTAACAAATATCTGGATTTACTTGGCGGGAATCCTGATCGCCTGCGCGGTAATTGGTCAAAGTTACACTAG
- a CDS encoding replication-associated recombination protein A codes for MSSVTDQPALFGGTAHKPLAERLRPHSIEEYIGQAHLLGKGKPLSSLLEQGKLLSMLLWGPPGCGKTTLALLCAQYADANFVRLSAVFSGVKDVREAVLKAQRDRDHGLDTILFIDEIHRFNKVQQDAFLPYVEDGTIVLIGATTENPAFHLNNALLSRLRIFHLQPVSCEDIAGKLRDAEKMLDGITVDEETIDAFSVQAAGDVRKALSWLEEWALLRSRNIDPEEAREQVLAEQPKAIDKQGDWFYEMLSAFHKSLRGSNADGAMYWFARMIEGGADPLTIARRMLCVASEDIGNADPQALNIALNAYMAYERLGSPEGHLALAQAITYLAMAPKSNASYKAMNAAFALVRQHPAYAVPNHLRNAPTKVHRNEGYGKAYRYAHNEPQAYAAGQTYLPDEIAGTVFYEPNRRGFEIKLADKLMKLRELDNLQTSGE; via the coding sequence ATGTCATCGGTGACTGATCAACCAGCTTTATTCGGTGGTACAGCACATAAACCATTGGCAGAGCGCCTGCGGCCACATTCTATCGAAGAATATATAGGGCAGGCGCATTTACTAGGTAAGGGGAAGCCTCTTTCTAGTTTGCTGGAGCAGGGCAAACTGCTCTCAATGCTTTTATGGGGACCGCCGGGCTGTGGGAAGACGACACTGGCTTTACTTTGTGCCCAGTATGCAGATGCGAATTTTGTGCGCCTTTCAGCGGTATTTAGTGGCGTCAAGGACGTTAGAGAAGCTGTTTTAAAAGCACAAAGAGACCGTGATCATGGACTTGATACAATTCTGTTTATCGATGAAATTCACCGGTTCAACAAGGTGCAGCAAGATGCCTTTTTGCCTTACGTGGAAGATGGTACGATTGTCCTAATTGGTGCCACAACTGAAAATCCTGCTTTCCATCTCAATAATGCATTACTGTCACGCCTGCGTATTTTCCATTTACAGCCAGTAAGCTGTGAAGATATTGCAGGTAAATTGCGCGATGCGGAAAAGATGCTGGATGGTATTACAGTCGATGAAGAAACAATTGATGCGTTTTCTGTACAAGCGGCGGGAGATGTACGTAAAGCATTATCGTGGTTGGAGGAATGGGCTTTACTGCGGTCACGCAATATTGATCCTGAAGAAGCACGTGAGCAGGTGCTTGCCGAGCAGCCTAAGGCGATAGATAAGCAGGGCGACTGGTTTTATGAAATGCTTTCGGCGTTCCATAAATCATTGCGGGGATCGAACGCTGATGGTGCAATGTATTGGTTTGCACGAATGATTGAAGGTGGTGCTGATCCTCTCACCATTGCACGTAGGATGCTGTGTGTCGCGAGTGAAGATATTGGTAATGCTGATCCTCAGGCACTCAATATTGCTTTAAATGCTTATATGGCTTATGAGCGCTTGGGTAGTCCTGAGGGGCATTTGGCTTTGGCTCAAGCAATTACTTATTTGGCGATGGCGCCAAAAAGCAATGCAAGTTATAAGGCAATGAATGCTGCCTTTGCTTTAGTTCGGCAGCATCCTGCTTATGCTGTCCCCAATCATTTACGCAATGCACCGACTAAAGTGCATCGTAATGAAGGTTACGGAAAAGCCTATCGCTACGCCCATAATGAGCCGCAAGCTTATGCGGCTGGGCAGACTTATTTGCCGGATGAGATTGCTGGAACGGTGTTTTACGAACCTAATCGCCGCGGCTTTGAAATCAAGCTGGCTGATAAGTTGATGAAATTGCGTGAACTGGATAATTTGCAGACATCTGGGGAATAG
- the lolA gene encoding outer membrane lipoprotein chaperone LolA, giving the protein MRYKILSLMAATGLGLYTLPASAQLFNNMAGANSTSTSESTVEVNASDRSVGDASALAAYIDGSQSLSGQFEQIVYSNRGEDVSSGSFRLKRPGMFDWQYTEPSEQRIISNGTKVYHYDQDLEQITIRPRSELAGDIAMNLLVGDKKLLESFDVSAQPASKAPARLRSDEPGVTFYELKPKNSSDEIDQVWIVMLDGVITGVYVDTGVGQQSLIVLHDVKRNANIANNAFNFTPPAGVDVIGD; this is encoded by the coding sequence ATGCGATATAAAATTTTGTCTCTCATGGCTGCAACAGGCTTGGGCTTATATACTCTGCCAGCCTCTGCACAATTATTTAACAATATGGCTGGAGCAAATAGCACGTCGACAAGTGAATCCACTGTGGAGGTAAATGCATCGGATCGTAGTGTAGGTGATGCGAGTGCTTTGGCAGCTTATATAGATGGATCGCAGAGTTTGTCTGGTCAATTTGAGCAAATCGTTTATTCAAATCGTGGTGAAGACGTTAGCAGTGGTAGTTTCCGTCTAAAGCGACCAGGAATGTTTGACTGGCAGTACACTGAGCCTAGTGAGCAGCGGATCATTAGTAATGGCACTAAGGTTTATCATTATGACCAAGATCTCGAACAGATCACCATCCGTCCGCGTAGCGAGCTGGCTGGAGATATCGCAATGAACTTGCTGGTTGGTGATAAAAAATTGCTAGAGTCTTTTGATGTCAGTGCGCAACCTGCATCAAAGGCTCCTGCACGCTTACGTAGTGATGAACCAGGCGTGACGTTTTATGAGCTTAAGCCCAAAAATAGCAGTGATGAAATAGATCAAGTGTGGATTGTGATGCTTGATGGGGTTATTACTGGCGTATATGTCGATACTGGCGTTGGCCAGCAAAGCTTGATTGTATTGCATGATGTAAAGCGTAATGCCAATATTGCAAACAATGCATTTAATTTCACGCCACCAGCTGGGGTCGATGTCATCGGTGACTGA
- a CDS encoding ABC transporter permease — MRKWPYLWTGLLAAALVTLIYWLPHSQSTFAEWFPKLRAPLYNRQGFAELLGSHVLLVGASSLLCILIGVGLSIFVTRPIGRDFQPLLASVSAIGQTFPPAAVLAIAVPMVGFGFMPALVALVIYGLLPIIENSIRGFKGVDSAVREAARGMGMKAGQQLWRVEMPLAFPVMLAGIRTSVLINIGTATIGSTVGAQTLGTPIIAGLVNSNPAYVIQGAAIVALLAMLTDSLFDLAERKVSAYKYADQ; from the coding sequence ATGCGTAAATGGCCGTATCTGTGGACGGGATTGCTCGCAGCGGCATTGGTCACGTTGATTTACTGGTTGCCGCATAGCCAAAGCACATTTGCCGAATGGTTCCCGAAGTTGCGCGCGCCACTCTATAACCGGCAAGGCTTTGCTGAATTGCTGGGGAGTCATGTGTTGCTGGTTGGTGCGTCATCTTTGCTGTGTATATTGATTGGTGTAGGGTTGTCCATTTTCGTTACCCGCCCGATCGGGCGCGATTTCCAGCCCTTGCTGGCTTCGGTCAGCGCAATTGGGCAGACGTTCCCGCCCGCCGCTGTATTGGCAATCGCAGTACCGATGGTTGGCTTTGGTTTTATGCCCGCGCTGGTTGCACTGGTGATTTATGGTTTGCTACCGATTATCGAAAACAGCATCCGTGGATTCAAAGGTGTCGATTCCGCAGTACGCGAAGCTGCGCGGGGGATGGGGATGAAAGCCGGGCAGCAATTGTGGCGGGTAGAAATGCCGCTGGCGTTTCCGGTCATGCTCGCCGGTATCCGCACCTCGGTACTGATCAATATCGGCACCGCAACCATCGGCTCAACCGTCGGCGCACAAACCCTCGGTACGCCAATCATCGCCGGACTGGTCAACAGTAACCCTGCCTACGTCATCCAGGGCGCAGCAATTGTTGCTTTGCTGGCGATGCTTACCGACAGCTTGTTTGATCTTGCCGAGCGCAAAGTCAGTGCATATAAATATGCTGATCAGTGA
- a CDS encoding ABC transporter ATP-binding protein codes for MLECRHLSKSFAGRKVIDDLNLDIANGELVVLIGPSGCGKSTLLRMFNRLIEPDSGEVLFNGEVASAMKPAELRRRIGYVIQSTGLFPHWTVARNIGTVPRLLGWPKAQIDARVREVMAAMDMDYDLYADKHPHQLSGGQAQRVGVARALAADPDVLLMDEPFGALDPVTRSNLQHMLRSIQRRSGKTVIFVTHDMDEALMLADKIAIMHDGKIDQFADPITVLTRPANDFVRDFVGQADLGLKLLDRRLVGERITAADGEGHEWQCDVDGQPQQLVGGRMPGDSDALVMDGTVVVTEQTTLKEALSRMVWHRTLFLPVVDSDSGRLIGEISLDAVLARPKAHA; via the coding sequence ATGCTTGAATGCCGTCACTTGAGCAAAAGCTTTGCCGGACGCAAGGTGATTGATGATTTGAATCTCGATATTGCCAATGGCGAGCTGGTGGTACTGATTGGCCCGTCGGGCTGTGGCAAATCAACCTTGCTGCGCATGTTTAACCGCTTGATTGAGCCCGACAGCGGCGAAGTGCTGTTTAACGGTGAAGTAGCGAGTGCCATGAAACCAGCTGAATTGCGCCGCCGCATTGGCTACGTCATCCAGTCCACAGGGTTATTCCCGCATTGGACGGTTGCGCGCAATATCGGTACGGTGCCGCGCTTGCTCGGCTGGCCCAAAGCGCAGATTGATGCACGCGTACGCGAAGTGATGGCAGCGATGGATATGGATTACGATCTCTACGCCGACAAACATCCGCACCAGCTGTCCGGCGGGCAGGCACAGCGTGTCGGTGTGGCGCGGGCACTGGCCGCTGATCCCGATGTCCTGCTGATGGACGAGCCATTTGGTGCGCTCGATCCGGTGACGCGCAGCAATTTGCAACACATGCTGCGCAGTATTCAGCGCCGCAGCGGCAAAACGGTGATTTTCGTCACTCACGATATGGATGAAGCACTGATGCTGGCGGATAAAATCGCCATCATGCACGATGGCAAAATTGATCAATTTGCCGATCCGATTACCGTACTCACGCGTCCGGCCAATGATTTCGTGCGCGACTTTGTCGGGCAGGCGGATTTGGGCTTGAAGCTGCTCGACAGGCGCTTGGTAGGTGAACGGATAACAGCAGCGGATGGCGAAGGGCACGAATGGCAATGCGATGTAGACGGACAACCACAGCAGTTGGTCGGTGGCAGAATGCCGGGTGACAGTGATGCACTGGTGATGGATGGTACCGTTGTCGTGACAGAGCAAACCACGCTCAAGGAAGCATTGTCACGCATGGTCTGGCATCGTACGTTGTTTTTGCCGGTCGTCGATAGCGACAGCGGTCGTCTGATCGGCGAAATATCGCTTGACGCAGTACTGGCGAGGCCGAAAGCCCATGCGTAA
- a CDS encoding ABC transporter permease, whose translation MRRIDPVRAFLALLVLVAVCLPLLNFAPNRLFSGEAIYWQDALHGWQWLPAVAALLLVLGSVAVPALTLWAALALAMVVLWQVGSTSQGLAEGAGAAARATLSSSFWLLLLCALLLIVDAVRRDGKRRAGSIALLAVVLFAAVLLYSGEWSTVSLIKEYHNQASRFAAELRQHMLLVTVSFALVALLGFPLGWWLSRKQWAVAPSFAVLNIIQTIPSIALFALLLAPLAALAQRYPQLSEWGVGGIGVVPAVIALVLYTLLPLVRNTYAAFHGIDADVREAARGMGMTAWQVWCKVDVPLALPVILSGVRIVLVQAIGLAVVAGLIGAGGLGTFVWQGLGQYAMDLVLLGAIPTILLALAVDALLQWLMNVTDTGRQHA comes from the coding sequence ATGCGCCGCATCGATCCGGTACGCGCCTTTTTGGCGCTACTGGTCTTGGTGGCGGTGTGTTTGCCGCTGCTCAATTTTGCCCCTAACCGCCTGTTTTCCGGTGAAGCAATCTATTGGCAAGACGCATTACACGGTTGGCAATGGTTGCCAGCCGTGGCGGCGTTATTGCTGGTGCTGGGTAGTGTAGCCGTACCTGCTTTGACTTTGTGGGCAGCGCTCGCGTTAGCGATGGTGGTTTTGTGGCAGGTTGGCAGTACGTCGCAAGGCTTGGCTGAGGGCGCCGGTGCAGCGGCACGGGCAACCTTATCAAGCAGCTTTTGGCTGCTTCTTTTGTGTGCGCTATTGCTGATTGTTGATGCGGTACGCCGTGATGGTAAGCGCCGCGCGGGCAGTATTGCATTGCTCGCTGTGGTGCTGTTTGCCGCGGTGTTGCTTTACAGTGGCGAGTGGTCGACGGTGTCGTTAATCAAGGAATACCACAATCAGGCGAGCCGCTTTGCCGCCGAATTGCGCCAGCATATGCTGTTGGTAACGGTGAGCTTTGCGCTGGTTGCGCTGCTCGGTTTTCCGCTTGGCTGGTGGCTGAGCCGCAAGCAATGGGCAGTCGCGCCATCATTTGCGGTGCTCAATATTATTCAAACCATTCCCTCGATTGCGCTGTTTGCGCTGTTGCTCGCGCCGCTGGCAGCATTGGCACAACGCTATCCGCAGTTATCTGAATGGGGCGTTGGCGGCATTGGCGTGGTACCGGCAGTGATTGCGTTGGTGCTGTATACACTGTTGCCGCTGGTGCGCAATACTTATGCCGCCTTCCACGGCATTGATGCAGATGTGCGCGAAGCCGCGCGCGGTATGGGCATGACGGCGTGGCAGGTGTGGTGCAAGGTCGATGTGCCGTTGGCGCTACCGGTGATTTTGTCCGGCGTGCGTATTGTGCTGGTGCAGGCAATTGGTCTTGCCGTGGTTGCGGGGCTGATTGGTGCAGGCGGGCTGGGTACGTTTGTGTGGCAGGGGCTGGGGCAGTACGCGATGGATTTGGTCTTACTCGGCGCGATTCCGACGATTTTGCTGGCGTTGGCGGTCGATGCACTGCTGCAATGGCTGATGAATGTAACCGATACAGGGAGGCAGCATGCTTGA
- a CDS encoding YifB family Mg chelatase-like AAA ATPase, with translation MSLASIHSRAPFSLDAPLVRVEVHLANGLPQLALVGLPEKAVKESKDRVRAAILNSGFEFPQKRITISLAPADLPKDGARYDLAIALGILAASGQIPATGLEQYEFHGELALSGALRPVRGVLPCALASSNARRFIVVPEANVSEAKLVAGEQVRGAHSLAHIAAILHGQQDWLADNTTSAAPTIPDYPDFSDVIGHTQVKRALLIAAAGGHHILMSGPPGTGKSMLAQRFPGILPPMTRDEAITSAAIRSISQHGFDPDDWQRRPFRAPHHSSSATALVGGGSIPQPGEISLAHHGVLFLDELPEFERRVLEMLREPLENGHITISRAAMKSEFPARFQLIAAMNPCPCGYHGDDERNCTDTPDQVARYRQRLSGPLLDRIDLLVHVARYTPQQLREENTGEQHSAELRQQASAARERQITRQNCANAQLDSKALKAHLHADADIYPLLDRAAAQLQLSMRAYHRLLKVARTIADLDASDNISKAHAAEALQYRGWNT, from the coding sequence ATGTCACTGGCCAGTATCCATTCCCGCGCCCCGTTCTCGCTCGATGCCCCACTGGTGCGCGTAGAAGTCCACCTCGCCAATGGCCTGCCACAACTCGCCCTCGTCGGGCTACCGGAAAAAGCAGTCAAGGAAAGTAAAGACCGCGTACGCGCCGCCATCCTCAACAGCGGCTTCGAATTCCCGCAAAAGCGCATCACCATCTCGCTTGCCCCCGCCGACCTGCCCAAAGACGGCGCCCGCTACGACCTCGCCATCGCCCTCGGCATTCTCGCTGCATCAGGCCAAATCCCCGCTACCGGCCTTGAACAATACGAATTTCACGGTGAACTTGCACTCAGCGGCGCTTTACGCCCTGTGCGTGGTGTCCTGCCCTGCGCATTGGCAAGCAGCAATGCCAGGCGCTTTATCGTCGTCCCTGAAGCAAACGTCAGCGAAGCCAAACTGGTCGCCGGTGAGCAGGTACGCGGAGCGCACAGCCTTGCACATATCGCCGCCATCCTGCACGGCCAGCAGGATTGGCTCGCCGACAACACTACAAGCGCTGCGCCAACTATTCCCGACTACCCTGATTTCAGCGACGTCATCGGCCATACCCAAGTCAAACGCGCCCTGCTCATTGCCGCCGCAGGCGGCCACCATATATTAATGAGCGGCCCACCCGGTACCGGCAAATCCATGCTCGCGCAACGTTTTCCCGGCATCCTGCCGCCAATGACCCGCGACGAAGCCATCACCAGCGCCGCTATCCGCTCGATTAGCCAACACGGCTTCGACCCCGACGACTGGCAACGGCGACCATTCCGCGCACCGCATCACAGCAGCTCGGCAACCGCGCTGGTTGGCGGCGGCTCGATTCCGCAGCCCGGCGAAATCTCGCTCGCTCACCACGGCGTACTGTTTCTCGATGAACTGCCCGAATTTGAACGCCGCGTCCTCGAAATGCTGCGCGAACCACTGGAAAATGGTCATATCACCATTTCACGCGCCGCAATGAAAAGCGAATTTCCCGCCCGCTTCCAGCTTATCGCCGCGATGAACCCTTGCCCGTGTGGTTATCATGGTGACGATGAACGCAATTGCACTGATACCCCCGACCAAGTCGCGCGCTACCGCCAGCGCCTGTCCGGCCCGTTACTCGACCGCATCGACCTGCTCGTACACGTCGCGCGTTACACCCCGCAACAATTGCGCGAAGAAAACACCGGCGAGCAACACAGCGCCGAACTGCGCCAGCAAGCCAGCGCCGCCCGTGAACGACAAATTACGCGGCAAAACTGCGCCAATGCACAACTCGACAGCAAAGCACTCAAAGCCCATCTGCACGCCGATGCCGACATCTATCCCCTGCTCGACCGCGCTGCCGCACAACTGCAACTCTCGATGCGCGCCTACCACCGTCTGCTCAAAGTCGCGCGCACCATCGCCGACCTCGACGCCAGCGATAACATCAGCAAAGCACACGCTGCCGAAGCCCTGCAATATCGTGGCTGGAACACATGA
- the recF gene encoding DNA replication/repair protein RecF produces the protein MTTISRLHISGLRNLDGLELHAHPHINHIHGANGAGKTALLEALYILGRGRSFRSSKTRHIISHDHDYYRLIAHLERNGDQHLLGIERHANAHQIRLDGEDLKSLGDLASLVPIQIINSDHFSLIDQGPEHRRRFIDFGLFYHDANFLPQWQRYQHALKSRNAALRDGWANQHIRPWHAMLDSTANHIDQMRHDYLTQLEAALNGFHAKLGGLQTITIHYQRGWHQDKNLRELLDDNLDRDRLLKHTRDGIHRADLRFHSDGHDIAHHYSRGQQKTLISALILAQARLIAEASGQHPIMLVDDLAAELDPERQNLLLNFLYDSGAQLFITSITPDLDLGQRDHHILHLDNGRIISDAS, from the coding sequence ATGACCACCATCAGCCGCCTGCACATCAGTGGATTGCGCAATCTCGACGGCCTCGAATTGCACGCCCATCCGCACATCAACCACATTCACGGCGCCAATGGTGCGGGCAAAACCGCTCTGCTCGAAGCCCTGTATATCCTCGGGCGCGGGCGCTCGTTCCGCAGCAGCAAAACCCGCCACATCATCAGCCACGACCACGACTACTACCGTCTCATTGCCCACCTTGAACGCAACGGCGACCAGCACCTGCTCGGCATCGAGCGCCACGCCAACGCGCATCAAATCCGTCTCGACGGCGAAGACCTCAAAAGCCTTGGCGACCTCGCCAGCCTCGTGCCGATTCAAATCATCAATTCCGATCACTTCTCGCTGATTGACCAAGGCCCCGAACACCGCCGCCGATTCATCGACTTTGGCCTGTTCTACCACGACGCCAACTTCCTGCCACAATGGCAGCGCTACCAGCACGCGCTAAAAAGCCGCAATGCCGCCTTGCGCGACGGCTGGGCAAACCAGCATATTCGTCCATGGCACGCCATGCTAGACAGCACTGCCAACCACATTGACCAGATGCGCCACGATTACCTCACACAGCTCGAAGCCGCACTCAACGGCTTCCACGCCAAGCTCGGCGGCCTGCAAACCATCACCATTCACTACCAGCGCGGCTGGCATCAGGACAAAAACCTGCGTGAACTGCTCGACGACAATCTCGACCGCGACCGCCTGCTCAAGCACACCCGCGACGGCATTCACCGCGCCGACCTGCGCTTCCATTCTGACGGCCACGACATTGCCCACCACTACTCGCGTGGTCAGCAGAAAACCCTCATCAGCGCACTGATTCTCGCCCAAGCACGCCTGATTGCCGAAGCCAGCGGTCAGCATCCGATCATGCTCGTCGACGACCTCGCCGCCGAACTCGACCCCGAAAGGCAAAACCTGCTGCTCAACTTCCTCTACGACAGCGGCGCACAGCTCTTCATCACCTCGATCACCCCTGACCTCGACCTCGGCCAGCGCGACCACCACATCCTGCACCTCGACAACGGCCGCATCATCAGCGACGCATCATGA